The following are encoded together in the Arcticibacterium luteifluviistationis genome:
- a CDS encoding NAD(P)/FAD-dependent oxidoreductase — MFANIPETNQKRVVIVGAGFGGLALAQKLCKKDVQVVLIDKNNYHQFQPLFYQVAMAGLEPSSISFPLRKIFQNQNNAHIRVTSVNSVDTNIKQLSTDIGVINYDYLVLAMGADTNYYGMENIMKNAMPMKSISEAIYLRNRVLQNFEDALSEPDPKEREGMMSVVVVGGGPTGVEISGTLAEMHKIILPKDYPELDFENMKIYLFQSSKGVLPGMSDQAADKGKDYLEDLGVQLRIGERIIDFDGRYAVTNKGDKIRTNNVVWAAGIKSNKIEGLNQTSYTKNGRLEVNEISQVASYEDIFAIGDIAQMTSEELPYGHPMVAQPAIQQGELLAYNLHQIIKGEKTKPFKYKDLGSMATVGRNLAVVDLPFWRFQGTFAWYVWMVVHLFSILGIKNKLLIFINWVWNYVTYDQSLRLIIKPIMKFGKKNIFSSTQDPE, encoded by the coding sequence ATGTTTGCAAATATTCCAGAAACTAATCAAAAGCGAGTTGTAATAGTAGGAGCAGGTTTTGGAGGATTGGCTTTAGCCCAAAAGCTTTGCAAAAAAGATGTGCAAGTGGTGTTAATTGACAAGAACAATTACCATCAGTTTCAGCCACTATTTTATCAAGTGGCCATGGCTGGTTTGGAGCCTAGCTCTATTTCTTTCCCACTTCGGAAGATTTTCCAAAACCAAAATAACGCACACATTCGAGTAACCTCTGTAAACTCGGTAGATACTAATATAAAGCAGCTCAGTACAGACATTGGTGTTATTAACTATGATTATTTGGTATTAGCTATGGGAGCAGATACCAACTATTATGGCATGGAAAACATCATGAAAAATGCCATGCCCATGAAATCTATTTCGGAGGCTATATACCTTAGAAATAGAGTGCTGCAAAACTTTGAGGACGCTCTATCTGAACCCGACCCAAAAGAAAGGGAAGGAATGATGTCTGTAGTGGTGGTAGGTGGTGGCCCTACTGGTGTTGAAATCTCTGGAACATTGGCAGAAATGCATAAGATTATTCTTCCAAAAGATTACCCAGAGCTGGATTTTGAAAACATGAAAATCTACCTTTTTCAGTCTTCCAAAGGCGTTTTGCCAGGCATGTCTGACCAAGCTGCTGATAAAGGAAAAGACTATTTAGAAGATTTGGGTGTTCAGCTGAGAATTGGTGAGCGAATTATAGACTTTGACGGAAGATACGCAGTCACCAACAAAGGCGACAAGATAAGAACCAATAATGTGGTTTGGGCGGCAGGAATTAAGAGCAACAAAATTGAAGGTTTAAATCAGACATCTTATACCAAAAATGGCCGTTTAGAAGTCAATGAAATAAGCCAAGTAGCTTCTTACGAAGATATTTTTGCCATTGGCGACATAGCCCAAATGACTTCAGAAGAATTGCCTTATGGCCACCCAATGGTAGCCCAACCAGCTATACAGCAAGGAGAACTATTAGCATATAATCTCCACCAAATAATAAAAGGAGAAAAAACAAAACCGTTTAAATACAAAGACTTGGGTTCTATGGCAACCGTAGGAAGAAACTTGGCCGTGGTTGACCTTCCTTTTTGGCGTTTTCAAGGTACTTTTGCATGGTACGTTTGGATGGTAGTGCACCTTTTCTCTATCCTCGGTATTAAAAACAAACTTCTAATATTTATAAACTGGGTTTGGAATTACGTCACGTATGACCAGTCGCTCCGATTAATCATAAAGCCAATAATGAAATTTGGCAAAAAGAACATATTTAGCAGCACCCAAGATCCTGAATGA